A genome region from Musa acuminata AAA Group cultivar baxijiao chromosome BXJ3-5, Cavendish_Baxijiao_AAA, whole genome shotgun sequence includes the following:
- the LOC135638216 gene encoding probable protein phosphatase 2C 35 gives MGCVQSKCYGRCARLCCCHYQPSSLATDDAGEGADSFRIHETDSPQRRGLSSAGGSLGSATVPSAGLCLRYASLTQRGYYPDSPDRANQDSFCVRTNFQANPDLHFFGVFDGHGPFGAQCSDFVRDKLADILASDARLSEDPIKAYQSAFLATNSSLHDSEIDDSMSGTTAITVLVSGGALYVANVGDSRAVAGVWNGNRVVAEDLSSDQTPYRKDEYERVRLSGARVLCVDQVEGMMDPDIQSWGDEEDGNGDPPRLWVQNGMYPGTAFTRSVGDSTAESIGVIAIPEVKTVKITPNHLFFVVASDGIFEFLSSQAAVDMVSRFVDPRDACSAIAAESYKLWLEHENRTDDITIIVVQIKDMVASYAEATNETIHTSNSIPLSPAKVKAQRHIVSQSDTNHPIKGSCQELQSGPPDSSANFSPAYVARSPTHSVHLKEINPH, from the exons ATGGGCTGCGTGCAGAGCAAGTGCTATGGCCGCTGCGCGAGGCTCTGCTGCTGCCACTACCAGCCCTCCTCCTTGGCCACCGACGACGCCGGCGAGGGCGCTGACTCCTTCAGGATCCACGAGACTGACTCCCCGCAGCGCCGGGGGCTCTCCAGCGCGGGCGGCTCGCTCGGCTCCGCCACCGTCCCTTCCGCTGGTCTCTGCCTCCGTTACGCCTCCCTCACGCAGCGCGGCTACTACCCCGACTCTCCCGACCGCGCCAACCAGGACAGCTTCTGTGTCAGGACCAACTTCCAGGCCAACCCCGACCTCCACTTCTTCGGTGTCTTCGATGGCCATGGCCCGTTCGGCGCTCAGTGCTCCGACTTCGTCCGCGACAAGCTCGCAGACATCTTGGCCAGCGATGCTCGCCTGTCGGAGGACCCCATTAAGGCCTATCAGTCCGCTTTTCTGGCAACTAATTCCTCGCTGCACGACAGCGAGATCGACGATTCGATGAGCGGCACGACCGCTATCACTGTTCTTGTCAGTGGTGGAGCACTTTATGTGGCGAATGTGGGGGATTCACGGGCGGTGGCTGGGGTTTGGAATGGGAACCGCGTCGTGGCCGAGGACTTATCGAGTGACCAGACGCCGTACCGGAAGGATGAGTATGAGAGGGTGAGGCTCTCCGGGGCGAGGGTGTTGTGCGTTGATCAGGTGGAGGGGATGATGGATCCTGACATACAGAGCTGGGGCGATGAGGAGGACGGCAATGGGGATCCACCAAGGCTGTGGGTGCAGAATGGCATGTATCCTGGCACGGCGTTCACGAGGAGTGTGGGAGACTCGACAGCCGAGAGTATAGGGGTGATTGCCATTCCGGAGGTTAAGACTGTGAAGATCACACCAAACCATCTCTTCTTTGTTGTGGCAAGTGATGGAATCTTTGAATTCCTATCAAGTCAAGCGGCGGTTGACATG GTATCCAGGTTTGTTGATCCTCGGGATGCCTGCTCAGCCATTGCTGCTGAATCTTACAAATTGTGGTTAGAGCATGAAAACCGGACAGATGATATAACAATTATTGTTGTGCAGATCAAAGACATGGTTGCT TCATACGCCGAGGCAACCAATGAAACCATCCATACCAGCAACAGTATTCCCCTCAGTCCAGCGAAAGTAAAAGCCCAGAGGCACATAGTATCACAGTCCGATACTAACCATCCAATAAAAGGCAGCTGCCAGGAGCTGCAGTCAGGCCCTCCAGACTCCTCAGCCAACTTTAGTCCTGCATATGTTGCAAGATCTCCAACTCACTCTGTTCATTTAAAAG AGATTAATCCACACTGA
- the LOC135638267 gene encoding uncharacterized protein LOC135638267 encodes MGTEVLRPHDCLLRPSLALRNSKPTRRRRDSSLKRSAKPRHPAPGGGHLVVGQVAILRRGESLEAEKATKGEPEAGSGGWGPAVFVTGRLGPGPDPGMIPREVPLLVPAAEAAAGLPDEVYAGSGFVLSPSPRALPLPTFSRKKEGSVAAAVVDCSATRDLRRLLRLD; translated from the coding sequence ATGGGAACCGAGGTGTTGCGGCCCCATGACTGCCTCCTCCGCCCTTCCCTCGCTCTGCGGAACTCCAAGCCCACCCGCAGGAGGAGGGACTCCTCCCTAAAAAGATCGGCAAAGCCCCGCCATCCCGCGCCAGGCGGAGGCCACCTGGTCGTGGGACAGGTCGCGATCCTCCGGCGAGGCGAGTCGCTGGAGGCCGAGAAGGCGACGAAGGGCGAGCCGGAAGCGGGGAGCGGCGGTTGGGGGCCGGCGGTGTTCGTCACGGGGCGGCTGGGGCCGGGGCCGGACCCGGGAATGATTCCCAGGGAGGTCCCGCTGCTGGTCCCAgcagcggaggcggcggcggggcTTCCGGACGAAGTGTACGCGGGATCGGGGTTCGTCCTCTCGCCGTCGCCGCGGGCGCTGCCGCTGCCGACCTTCTCGAGGAAGAAAGAGGGATCCGTGGCGGCCGCTGTGGTGGATTGCTCCGCCACCAGGGATCTGAGGCGGTTGCTTCGGCTAGATTGA